The Aptenodytes patagonicus chromosome 27, bAptPat1.pri.cur, whole genome shotgun sequence genome contains a region encoding:
- the ZNF692 gene encoding zinc finger protein 692, protein MEPGRPGRQRAPDCIRRQKRRELDARRSKCRIRIGGHLERWCRLKEQLGFALHSQLAQFLLDRYSSHDCVWSPGESEPNLLHTDALQRLVVLSHGHGQECGFIPDVKPPAPGSTSQLVWECVAGHSFSWGVPGAVGDRTPTTSHHGEEQRGDSGCSSPPVTGRRRSLRRAGLAAESGSGKGEAEPEGAARSPVGDGDRREEPGAGSDDSDDGNAAPQVPTETGTMAKDHGSAPIPEEKAERGAEPQEEEEEEEDEDFAEDDDLAYTDDVRDENYHPSLDSDSEPQRRQSQTKARKKPVKEEQPLTEPSLTSSSPSEEKVGRVSCKRRARPCDEDVAQIGPKRIRKAAKREILLCDFEGCGKIFSNRQYLNHHKKYQHVHQKTFTCSEPSCGKSFNFKKHLKEHEKLHSDKRDYICEFCARSFRTSSNLIIHRRIHTGEKPLQCEICGFTCRQKASLNWHMKKHDADSFYQFSCDICGKKFEKKDNVTAHKSKSHPEVPGGPPQAEGGQRQTVPSPPLNFSAGMRAGLEHPEAPGALATEPLELPGLGDTLVSGGEPEKTPPPIAASAEYRGGIRQDPDVPRGRVMDGVGS, encoded by the exons TGGTGTCGCCTCAAGGAGCAGCTCGGCTTCGCCCTGCACTCCCAGTTGGCCCAGTTCCTCCTCGACAG GTACAGCTCCCACGACTGCGTCTGGAGCCCAG GCGAGTCGGAGCCCAACCTTCTCCATACCGATGCCCTGCAGCGCCTGGTCGTCCTGTCCCACGGTCACGGCCAAGAGTGCGGTTTCATCCCCGACGTgaagcccccggccccgggcagcaCGTCCCAGCTGGTGTGGGAGTGCGTGGCCGGGCACAGCTTCTcctggggtgtccctggggcGGTGGGGGACCGTACCCCCACAACCAGCCACCACGGAGAGGAACAACGGGGGGACTCGGGGTGCAGCTCCCCACCGGTCACTGGCCGCCGGCGCTCGCTCCGGCGAGCAGGGCTGGCCGCCGAATCCGGCTCCGGGAAGGGCGAAGCCGAACCGGAGGGAGCAGCTCGGTCACCCGTCGGTGATGGGGACCGGAGAGAAGAGCCGGGAGCTGGTAGTGATGACAGTGATGACGGCAACGCAG CTCCCCAAGTGCCGACAGAGACGGGGACCATGGCAAAAGATCACGGGAG CGCCCCCATCCCGGAGGAGAAAGCGGAGCGGGGGGCTGAGCCccaagaagaagaggaggaagaggaggacgaggacTTTGCCGAGGACGACGACCTCGCCTACACCGATGACGTGCGTGATGAGAACTACCACCCATCTCTGGACAG CGACTCTGAGCCACAGCGGCGACAAAGCCAGACCAAAGCCCGTAAGAAGCCCGTAAAGGAGGAGCAGCCCCTGACTGAGCCGAGCCTGACGAGCTCCAGCCCGTCGGAGGAGAAGGTTGGACGAGTCAG CTGCAAGAGGCGAGCGCGGCCGTGCGACGAGGACGTGGCCCAGATCGGCCCGAAGAGGATCAG gaaggcggcaaagcgcGAGATCCTCCTGTGCGACTTCGAAGGCTGCGGCAAGATCTTCTCCAACCGCCAGTACCTGAAC CACCACAAGAAGTACCAGCACGTCCACCAGAAGACCTTCACCTGCTCGGAGCCCAGCTGCGGCAAGTCCTTCAACTTCAAGAAGCACCTCAAGGAGCACGAGAAACTGCACAGCG ACAAGCGGGACTATATCTGCGAGTTCTGCGCCCGTTCCTTTCGTACCAGCAGCAACTTGATCATCCACAGGCGCATCCACACAGGGGAGAAACCCCTGCA GTGCGAGATCTGCGGCTTCACCTGCCGCCAGAAAGCCTCCCTGAACTGGCACATGAAGAAACACGACGCCGACTCCTTCTACCAGTTCTCCTGCGACATCTGCGGCAAGAAGTTCGAGAAGAAAGACAACGTCACTGCCCACAAAAGCAAAAGTCACCCCGAAGTGCCCGGCGGACCCCCCCAAGCCGAGGGGGGCCAGCGGCAGACGGTGCCATCCCCACCGCTGAACTTCAGCGCAGGGATGCGGGCAGGGCTGGAACACCCGGAGGCACCCGGAGCGTTGGCCACGGAGCCCCTGGAGCTGCCGGGGCTTGGGGACACCCTGGTGAGCGGTGGTGAACCGGAGAAGACCCCACCTCCCATCGCAGCCTCGGCTGAATATCGGGGGGGTATCAGGCAGGATCCGGACGTGCCCCGAGGCCGGGTGATGGACGGCGTTGGTTCGTAG